From a region of the Monodelphis domestica isolate mMonDom1 chromosome 8, mMonDom1.pri, whole genome shotgun sequence genome:
- the CHPF gene encoding chondroitin sulfate synthase 2, with product MRASLLLSVLRPAGPVAVGISLGFTLSLLSVTWVEEPCGPGPPRPGDPDLPLRGYTNAARRPNSVQTSPDRERPEDTEIWEPRVVPYRPTHSSQIPKKAVRTRYISTELGIRQRLLVAVLTTQDTLPSLGVAVNRTLGHWLEQVVFLTGTQNRREPPGMAVVALGKDRPMGQLHLVLQHLLEKHGEDFDWFFLVPDNTYTEAHRLARLAGHLSLATASQLYLGRPQEFIGEPTSGRYCHIGFGVLLSRMLLQQLQPHLESCRNDIVSSRPDEWLGRCILDATGVSCTGEHQGMHYNYLELGGAGEAVQEGDPHFQSALTAHPVRDPVHMYKLHKAFARAELERTYQEIQELQWEIQNTSRLSVDGEQEASWPLGIPAPFRPSSRFEVLSWDYFTEQHVFSCADGSPRCPLRGADRDDVADVLGAALEELNRRYHPALQLRKQQLLNGYRRFDPTRGMEYTLDLELEALTPEGARQHLTRRVQLLRPLSRVEILPVPYVTEASRLTVLLPLAASDLDMAPRFLEAFAAAALEPGDTAVALTLLLLYEPRQAQHVTHADIFASVKSRVAELERRYPGSQVPWLSVQTAVPTPLRLLDLLSKKHPLDTLFLLAGPATVLTSDFLNRCRMHAIAGWQAFFPMHFQAFHPAVAPPQAPGPPELGRDTGHFDRHVASEACFYNSDYVAARGQLAKAWEQEEEMLEGLDLYEFFLKFSSLHVLRAVEPALRQPYQHQPCSAQLSESLYHHCRQSVFEGLGSRSQLAMLLFEQEQGNST from the exons ATGCGGGCTTCGCTGTTGCTGTCGGTGCTACGGCCCGCGGGGCCCGTGGCCGTGGGCATCTCTCTAGGCTTCACCCTGAGCCTGCTCAGCGTCACCTGGGTGGAGGAGCCCTGCGGCCCCGGCCCGCCCCGCCCCGGAGACCCCGACCTGCCCCTCCGCGGCTACACTAACGCAGCCCGCCGGCCCAACTCCGTGCAGACCAGCCCGGATCGCGAACGGCCCGAGGACACGGAGATCTGGGAGCCCCGCGTGGTGCCCTACCGCCCCACGCACTCCAGCCAGATCCCCAAGAAAGCTGTCAG gACTCGCTATATCAGCACAGAGCTGGGCATCCGGCAGAGGCTGCTGGTGGCTGTGCTCACTACCCAGGACACCCTGCCTTCCCTGGGGGTGGCAGTGAACCGGACCCTTGGACATTGGCTAGAGCAGGTGGTGTTCCTGACGGGCACACAGAACCGCAGGGAGCCCCCTGGCATGGCCGTGGTGGCGTTGGGAAAGGATCGGCCAATGGGGCAGCTGCACCTGGTCCTTCAGCACCTCTTGGAGAAGCATGGGGAAGACTTTGACTGGTTCTTCCTGGTGCCTGATAACACCTACACAGAAGCCCATAGGCTAGCCCGGCTGGCTGGCCACCTCAGCCTGGCCACAGCCTCCCAACTCTACCTGGGCCGGCCCCAAGAGTTCATCGGAGAACCCACCTCGGGTCGATACTGCCACATTGGCTTTGGGGTCCTGTTGTCCCGCATGCTCCTGCAGCAGTTACAACCACACTTGGAGAGCTGCCGAAATGACATAGTCAGCTCTCGGCCGGATGAATGGTTGGGCCGCTGTATTCTCGATGCCACCGGGGTCAGCTGTACAGGAGAGCACCAG GGCATGCACTATAACTACCTGGAACTGGGCGGTGCAGGGGAGGCAGTGCAGGAGGGGGATCCACACTTCCAGAGTGCCCTGACTGCCCACCCTGTACGGGACCCCGTGCACATGTACAAGCTGCACAAGGCTTTCGCCCGAGCTGAGCTGGAGCGCACCTACCAGGAGATCCAGGAGCTGCAG TGGGAGATCCAGAACACAAGCCGGCTCTCTGTGGACGGGGAACAGGAGGCATCCTGGCCGCTAGGCATCCCAGCCCCATTCCGTCCCTCTTCTCGATTCGAGGTGTTGAGCTGGGACTACTTCACGGAGCAGCACGTTTTCTCATGCGCGGATGGCTCCCCTCGTTGCCCCTTGCGGGGAGCCGACCGGGATGATGTAGCAGATGTCCTGGGGGCGGCCTTGGAAGAGCTGAATCGCCGCTACCACCCTGCTCTTCAGCTTCGCAAACAACAGCTGCTCAACGGCTACCGCCGCTTTGACCCAACAAGAGGCATGGAGTACAcgctggacttggagttggagGCGCTGACCCCAGAGGGGGCCCGCCAGCACCTCACCCGTCGAGTGCAACTCCTGAGGCCCCTGAGCCGGGTGGAAATCCTGCCGGTGCCCTACGTTACTGAGGCATCCCGCCTTACGGTGCTGCTGCCGCTGGCGGCCAGCGATCTCGATATGGCGCCCCGCTTTCTGGAGGCCTTTGCCGCTGCTGCTCTTGAGCCGGGGGACACTGCGGTGGCTCTGACCCTGCTGCTGCTCTACGAGCCCCGTCAAGCCCAGCATGTGACCCATGCTGACATCTTCGCTTCAGTGAAGAGCCGTGTGGCAGAGCTGGAGCGACGCTACCCTGGCTCCCAAGTCCCCTGGCTCAGCGTGCAGACAGCTGTCCCAACGCCCCTTCGTCTGCTGGACCTGCTCTCCAAGAAACACCCCCTGGACACGCTCTTCCTGCTGGCGGGGCCAGCCACGGTCCTCACTTCTGATTTCCTGAACCGATGTCGGATGCACGCCATCGCGGGATGGCAGGCTTTCTTCCCCATGCACTTCCAGGCCTTCCATCCTGCCGTGGCGCCCCCACAGGCCCCAGGGCCCCCTGAGCTGGGCCGGGATACGGGACACTTTGACCGCCACGTAGCCAGCGAAGCCTGCTTCTACAACTCGGACTACGTGGCAGCCCGAGGCCAGCTGGCCAAAGCCTGGGAGCAGGAAGAGGAGATGCTGGAGGGCCTGGATCTATATGAATTCTTCCTGAAGTTCTCCAGCCTGCATGTGCTTCGAGCTGTGGAGCCGGCCCTGCGGCAGCCCTACCAACACCAGCCCTGCAGTGCCCAGCTCAGTGAGAGCCTGTATCACCACTGCCGCCAGAGCGTCTTCGAGGGTCTGGGCTCCCGCTCCCAGCTAGCCATGCTGCTCTTCGAGCAAGAGCAGGGAAACAGCACCTGA